Proteins found in one Mycteria americana isolate JAX WOST 10 ecotype Jacksonville Zoo and Gardens chromosome 8, USCA_MyAme_1.0, whole genome shotgun sequence genomic segment:
- the CDT1 gene encoding DNA replication factor Cdt1 isoform X1 produces MAQLRLTDFFGRTKAATGAPAKRGGGGHRLKAALAGPPVHREAEEDGAPAGLSAHPPPLPGSPRTPARGGSPAVRGLAGRKRSRREMEAEPPAGARPGEPSGKSARKRLELHRDAEPGPPAAATSPSPPATARPPTLPSLDPAADPPASTTRSPCQGQDGGTQPGTAPSGTTRRLQREDLAGLRCRLRRVKALAQLAQLPPVPAGASPDLQSGLERARQLELRIREKKAGSGATPGARSSGDAGAAAPAAEAGSEKVPAYQRFHTLAQDLPPGLTLPYKFKVLAEMFRSVDTIAGMLFNRAETITFAKVKQGVQDMMRKQFEERHVGQIKAVYPTSYRLRREKNVPTFGNDVKKSDYQLTLEPVLGEEEKVDGRPHLSASRLLERRKEFNRNLVNIVKQHHKAFLAALSPPMVVPEEKLTRWHPRFNVDEVPDISPAELPRPPQEDRLTTAQEVLSTARGMLTPKMEKALANLALRTAEASAGEPVVSKAPSPASTSSALKGVSQALLERIRAKEAQKLQALMTRDPRQEERLAMLGRLPAMARILRNVFVAEKKQALTMEVACARMADSYDVQMPPGEMEKHLRLFAELLPDWVGIHAIRTDTYIKLDKGKDLGLVTERLAKAAKEAEAL; encoded by the exons atggcccaGCTCCGCCTCACCGACTTCTTCGGCCGCACCAAGGCGGCTACCGGAGCCCCGGCcaagcgcggcggcggcggccaccgGCTCAAGGCCGCCCTTGCCGGGCCCCCGGTGCACCGGGAGGCGGAGGAGGATGGTGCCCCGGCGGGGCTCAGCGCCcacccgccgccgctgcccggctcGCCGCGCACCCCGGCCCGCGGCGGCTCGCCGGCGGTGCGGGGGCTGGCGGGCAGGAAGCGGAGCCGCCGGGAGATGGAAGCGGAGCCgccggccggggcccggcccggggagccgAGCGGGAAGTCGGCGCGGAAGAGGCTGGAGCTGCACCGGGAtgcggagccggggccgccggccgcg GCCACCAGCCCCTCGCCTCCGGCCACTGCTCGGCCCCCGACGCTGCCCTCGCTGGACCCAGCAGCGGACCCCCCGGCCAGCACCACCCGCTccccctgccaggggcaggaCGGGGGGACacagcccggcacagccccctCGGGGACAACCAGGCGCCTGCAGCGG gaGGACCTGGCCGGGCTGCGGTGCCGCCTGCGGAGGGTGAAGGCGCTGGCCCAGCTGGCCCAGTTGCCACCCGTCCCCGCCGGGGCCAGCCCCGACCTGCAGAGCGGCCTGGAGCGAGCGCGGCAACTGGAGCTGCGGATCCGTGAGAAGAAAGCGGGAAGCGGAGCCACGCCGGGAGCGCGGTCATCTGGGGACGCCGGGGCGGCAGCTCCCGCGGCAGAGG CCGGCAGCGAGAAGGTCCCCGCGTACCAGCGGTTCCACACCCTCGCGCAGGACCTGCCCCCGGGGCTCACGCTGCCCTACAAGTTCAAGGTGCTGGCGGAGATGTTCCGTAGCGTGGACACCATCGCCGGGATGCTCTTCAACCGTGCCGAGACCATCACCTTCGCGAAGGTCAAGCAGGGGGTGCAGGACATGATGCGCAA GCAGTTTGAGGAGCGGCACGTGGGGCAGATCAAGGCGGTGTACCCCACCTCGTACAGACTGCGCCGGGAGAAGAACGTCCCCACCTTCGGCAACGACGTGAAGAAGTCTGACTACCAGCTCACGCTGGAGCCGGTGCTGGGGGAAG AGGAGAAAGTGGATGGCCGCCCGCACTTGTCGGCGTCGCGCTTGCTGGAGCGCAGGAAGGAGTTCAATCGCAACCTGGTGAACATCGTCAAGCAGCACCACAAG GCATTCCTGGCCGCCCTCAGCCCTCCCATGGTGGTGCCGGAGGAGAAGCTGACCCGCTGGCATCCCCGCTTCAACGTGGACGAGGTGCCGGACATCAGCCCGGCGGAGCTGCCGCGGCCGCCCCAGGAGGACAGGCTCACCACGGCCCAGGAGGTGCTGAGCACGGCTCGGGGGATGCTGACCCCCAAG ATGGAAAAAGCTCTTGCCAACCTGGCCTTGAGAACCGCTGAAGCCAGTGCGGGGGAACCGGTGGTTTCCAAAGCACCGTCCCCTGCCAGCACCTCCAGCGCTCTGAAAGGGGTGTCCCAGGCCCTGCTCGAGAGG ATCCGGGCGAAGGAGGCGCAGAAGCTGCAGGCGCTGATGACGCGGGACCCGCGGCAGGAGGAGCGGCTCGCCATGCTGGGGCGGCTGCCGGCCATGGCCCGCATCCTGCGCAACGTCTTTGTGGCCGAGAAGAAGCAGGCGCTGACCATGGAGGTGGCTTGTGCCCGCATGGCCGATAGCTACGACGTGCAGATGCCTCCCG GCGAGATGGAGAAACACTTGCGCCTCTTCGCAGAGCTGCTGCCCGACTGGGTGGGGATCCACGCCATCAGGACGGACACCTACATCAAGCTGGACAAGGGGAAGGACCTCGGCCTCGTCACGGAGAGGCTCGCCAAGGCGGCAAAGGAGGCAGAAGCCCTCTGA
- the APRT gene encoding adenine phosphoribosyltransferase: MSEERLRRLRDRVRPFPDFPVPGVLFRDISPLLKDPAAFRTLIDLLEDHLRASFPQIDFIAGLDSRGFLIGPPLAQRLGVGFVLIRKKGKLPGPTESVSYALEYGKAELEIQSDAVEPGQKVVIVDDLLATGGTMCAACELMKRLKAEVLECLVIIELKLLKGSEKLKSIPFYSLLQYD, encoded by the exons ATGAGCGAGGAGCGGCTGCGGCGGCTGCGGGACCGGGTGCGGCCGTTCCCCGACTTCCCGGTGCCCGGCGTGCTCTTCCG CGATATCAGCCCCTTGCTGAAGGATCCCGCAGCTTTCAGGACTTTGATTGATCTTCTGGAAGATCATTTGAGGGCATCTTTCCCCCAGATCGACTTTATTGCGG GCCTGGACTCCCGTGGCTTCCTCATAGGCCCCCCCCTGGCTCAGAGACTGGGGGTCGGCTTCGTGCTGATACGGAAAAAGGGGAAACTTCCCGGTCCGACCGAGTCGGTCTCCTACGCCCTCGAGTATGGCAAG GCTGAACTCGAAATCCAGAGTGACGCCGTGGAACCGGGACAAAAAGTAGTTATTGTAGATGACTTGCTTGCAACTGGAG GTACCATGTGCGCAGCCTGCGAGCTGATGAAGAGGCTGAAGGCTGAAGTCCTGGAGTGCCTGGTGATCATAGAGTTAAAACTCCTGAAAGGATCGGAAAAGCTCAAGTCCATCCCTTTCTACTCTCTGCTGCAGTATGactga
- the CDT1 gene encoding DNA replication factor Cdt1 isoform X2, which yields MAQLRLTDFFGRTKAATGAPAKRGGGGHRLKAALAGPPVHREAEEDGAPAGLSAHPPPLPGSPRTPARGGSPAVRGLAGRKRSRREMEAEPPAGARPGEPSGKSARKRLELHRDAEPGPPAAATSPSPPATARPPTLPSLDPAADPPASTTRSPCQGQDGGTQPGTAPSGTTRRLQREDLAGLRCRLRRVKALAQLAQLPPVPAGASPDLQSGLERARQLELRIREKKAGSGATPGARSSGDAGAAAPAAEAGEKVPAYQRFHTLAQDLPPGLTLPYKFKVLAEMFRSVDTIAGMLFNRAETITFAKVKQGVQDMMRKQFEERHVGQIKAVYPTSYRLRREKNVPTFGNDVKKSDYQLTLEPVLGEEEKVDGRPHLSASRLLERRKEFNRNLVNIVKQHHKAFLAALSPPMVVPEEKLTRWHPRFNVDEVPDISPAELPRPPQEDRLTTAQEVLSTARGMLTPKMEKALANLALRTAEASAGEPVVSKAPSPASTSSALKGVSQALLERIRAKEAQKLQALMTRDPRQEERLAMLGRLPAMARILRNVFVAEKKQALTMEVACARMADSYDVQMPPGEMEKHLRLFAELLPDWVGIHAIRTDTYIKLDKGKDLGLVTERLAKAAKEAEAL from the exons atggcccaGCTCCGCCTCACCGACTTCTTCGGCCGCACCAAGGCGGCTACCGGAGCCCCGGCcaagcgcggcggcggcggccaccgGCTCAAGGCCGCCCTTGCCGGGCCCCCGGTGCACCGGGAGGCGGAGGAGGATGGTGCCCCGGCGGGGCTCAGCGCCcacccgccgccgctgcccggctcGCCGCGCACCCCGGCCCGCGGCGGCTCGCCGGCGGTGCGGGGGCTGGCGGGCAGGAAGCGGAGCCGCCGGGAGATGGAAGCGGAGCCgccggccggggcccggcccggggagccgAGCGGGAAGTCGGCGCGGAAGAGGCTGGAGCTGCACCGGGAtgcggagccggggccgccggccgcg GCCACCAGCCCCTCGCCTCCGGCCACTGCTCGGCCCCCGACGCTGCCCTCGCTGGACCCAGCAGCGGACCCCCCGGCCAGCACCACCCGCTccccctgccaggggcaggaCGGGGGGACacagcccggcacagccccctCGGGGACAACCAGGCGCCTGCAGCGG gaGGACCTGGCCGGGCTGCGGTGCCGCCTGCGGAGGGTGAAGGCGCTGGCCCAGCTGGCCCAGTTGCCACCCGTCCCCGCCGGGGCCAGCCCCGACCTGCAGAGCGGCCTGGAGCGAGCGCGGCAACTGGAGCTGCGGATCCGTGAGAAGAAAGCGGGAAGCGGAGCCACGCCGGGAGCGCGGTCATCTGGGGACGCCGGGGCGGCAGCTCCCGCGGCAGAGGCCGG CGAGAAGGTCCCCGCGTACCAGCGGTTCCACACCCTCGCGCAGGACCTGCCCCCGGGGCTCACGCTGCCCTACAAGTTCAAGGTGCTGGCGGAGATGTTCCGTAGCGTGGACACCATCGCCGGGATGCTCTTCAACCGTGCCGAGACCATCACCTTCGCGAAGGTCAAGCAGGGGGTGCAGGACATGATGCGCAA GCAGTTTGAGGAGCGGCACGTGGGGCAGATCAAGGCGGTGTACCCCACCTCGTACAGACTGCGCCGGGAGAAGAACGTCCCCACCTTCGGCAACGACGTGAAGAAGTCTGACTACCAGCTCACGCTGGAGCCGGTGCTGGGGGAAG AGGAGAAAGTGGATGGCCGCCCGCACTTGTCGGCGTCGCGCTTGCTGGAGCGCAGGAAGGAGTTCAATCGCAACCTGGTGAACATCGTCAAGCAGCACCACAAG GCATTCCTGGCCGCCCTCAGCCCTCCCATGGTGGTGCCGGAGGAGAAGCTGACCCGCTGGCATCCCCGCTTCAACGTGGACGAGGTGCCGGACATCAGCCCGGCGGAGCTGCCGCGGCCGCCCCAGGAGGACAGGCTCACCACGGCCCAGGAGGTGCTGAGCACGGCTCGGGGGATGCTGACCCCCAAG ATGGAAAAAGCTCTTGCCAACCTGGCCTTGAGAACCGCTGAAGCCAGTGCGGGGGAACCGGTGGTTTCCAAAGCACCGTCCCCTGCCAGCACCTCCAGCGCTCTGAAAGGGGTGTCCCAGGCCCTGCTCGAGAGG ATCCGGGCGAAGGAGGCGCAGAAGCTGCAGGCGCTGATGACGCGGGACCCGCGGCAGGAGGAGCGGCTCGCCATGCTGGGGCGGCTGCCGGCCATGGCCCGCATCCTGCGCAACGTCTTTGTGGCCGAGAAGAAGCAGGCGCTGACCATGGAGGTGGCTTGTGCCCGCATGGCCGATAGCTACGACGTGCAGATGCCTCCCG GCGAGATGGAGAAACACTTGCGCCTCTTCGCAGAGCTGCTGCCCGACTGGGTGGGGATCCACGCCATCAGGACGGACACCTACATCAAGCTGGACAAGGGGAAGGACCTCGGCCTCGTCACGGAGAGGCTCGCCAAGGCGGCAAAGGAGGCAGAAGCCCTCTGA